A genome region from Chelonia mydas isolate rCheMyd1 chromosome 24, rCheMyd1.pri.v2, whole genome shotgun sequence includes the following:
- the LOC119564253 gene encoding carcinoembryonic antigen-related cell adhesion molecule 3 isoform X2 produces MGRIPHRPGGPWTGILLAASVLGSCLQPVPAQTPVTIVLTPPSPTVGGGVSLAPQNPPQDFVLCSWFRSATATDGNSQILTYYSQTPPVQTKDWAHTGRETAGPGCALHIAGLTLKDTGNYTVLIQSPTRPVLATVHLPVSDTPRPGLSAGAVAPRPGLSAGAVAGIVIGSLAGSALVGVGAYFLYSRCRNETPRENGAPVLVYENLPLAARAGPVTLQP; encoded by the exons ATGGGGCGAATCCCCCACAGACCAGGCGGCCCTTGGACAGGGATTCTCCTGGCAG CCTCCGTCCTGGGCTCCTGCCTGCAGCCGGTGCCGGCCCAGACCCCGGTGACCATCGTCCTCACCCCGCCGAGCCCCACGGTGGGAGGGGGCGTCAGCCTGGCCCCGCAGAATCCACCACAGGACTTCGTGCTCTGCAGCTGGTTCCGATCAGCGACCGCCACTGATGGAAACAGCCAGATCCTCACCTATTACTCACAAACACCCCCCGTCCAGACCAAGGACTGGGCCCACACGGGGCGGGAGACTGCGGGGCCGGGCTGCGCCCTGCACATCGCGGGGTTAACGCTCAAGGACACCGGGAACTACACGGTGCTGATTCAGAGCCCGACTAGGCCTGTCCTCGCCACGGTGCATCTGCCCGTCTCTG ACACCCCTCGTCCAG GTCTCTCTGCCGGGGCCGTCGCCCCTCGTCCAGGTCTCTCTGCCGGGGCCGTCGCTGGGATCGTCATCGGGTCACTGGCGGGGTCGGCGCTGGTCGGAGTCGGGGCCTATTTCCTCT ACTCTCGCTGCCGGAACGAGACCCCCAGGGAGAATGGGGCACCCGTCCTGGTGTACGAGAACCTGCCcctggcagccagggcagggccagTG ACACTGCAGCCCTGA
- the LOC119564253 gene encoding carcinoembryonic antigen-related cell adhesion molecule 3 isoform X1 encodes MGRIPHRPGGPWTGILLAASVLGSCLQPVPAQTPVTIVLTPPSPTVGGGVSLAPQNPPQDFVLCSWFRSATATDGNSQILTYYSQTPPVQTKDWAHTGRETAGPGCALHIAGLTLKDTGNYTVLIQSPTRPVLATVHLPVSDTPRPGLSAGAVAPRPGLSAGAVAPRPGLSAGAVAGIVIGSLAGSALVGVGAYFLYSRCRNETPRENGAPVLVYENLPLAARAGPVTLQP; translated from the exons ATGGGGCGAATCCCCCACAGACCAGGCGGCCCTTGGACAGGGATTCTCCTGGCAG CCTCCGTCCTGGGCTCCTGCCTGCAGCCGGTGCCGGCCCAGACCCCGGTGACCATCGTCCTCACCCCGCCGAGCCCCACGGTGGGAGGGGGCGTCAGCCTGGCCCCGCAGAATCCACCACAGGACTTCGTGCTCTGCAGCTGGTTCCGATCAGCGACCGCCACTGATGGAAACAGCCAGATCCTCACCTATTACTCACAAACACCCCCCGTCCAGACCAAGGACTGGGCCCACACGGGGCGGGAGACTGCGGGGCCGGGCTGCGCCCTGCACATCGCGGGGTTAACGCTCAAGGACACCGGGAACTACACGGTGCTGATTCAGAGCCCGACTAGGCCTGTCCTCGCCACGGTGCATCTGCCCGTCTCTG ACACCCCTCGTCCAGGTCTCTCTGCCGGGGCCGTCGCCCCTCGTCCAGGTCTCTCTGCCGGGGCCGTCGCCCCTCGTCCAGGTCTCTCTGCCGGGGCCGTCGCTGGGATCGTCATCGGGTCACTGGCGGGGTCGGCGCTGGTCGGAGTCGGGGCCTATTTCCTCT ACTCTCGCTGCCGGAACGAGACCCCCAGGGAGAATGGGGCACCCGTCCTGGTGTACGAGAACCTGCCcctggcagccagggcagggccagTG ACACTGCAGCCCTGA
- the LOC119564253 gene encoding carcinoembryonic antigen-related cell adhesion molecule 3 isoform X3 yields the protein MGRIPHRPGGPWTGILLAASVLGSCLQPVPAQTPVTIVLTPPSPTVGGGVSLAPQNPPQDFVLCSWFRSATATDGNSQILTYYSQTPPVQTKDWAHTGRETAGPGCALHIAGLTLKDTGNYTVLIQSPTRPVLATVHLPVSDTPRPGLSAGAVAGIVIGSLAGSALVGVGAYFLYSRCRNETPRENGAPVLVYENLPLAARAGPVTLQP from the exons ATGGGGCGAATCCCCCACAGACCAGGCGGCCCTTGGACAGGGATTCTCCTGGCAG CCTCCGTCCTGGGCTCCTGCCTGCAGCCGGTGCCGGCCCAGACCCCGGTGACCATCGTCCTCACCCCGCCGAGCCCCACGGTGGGAGGGGGCGTCAGCCTGGCCCCGCAGAATCCACCACAGGACTTCGTGCTCTGCAGCTGGTTCCGATCAGCGACCGCCACTGATGGAAACAGCCAGATCCTCACCTATTACTCACAAACACCCCCCGTCCAGACCAAGGACTGGGCCCACACGGGGCGGGAGACTGCGGGGCCGGGCTGCGCCCTGCACATCGCGGGGTTAACGCTCAAGGACACCGGGAACTACACGGTGCTGATTCAGAGCCCGACTAGGCCTGTCCTCGCCACGGTGCATCTGCCCGTCTCTG ACACCCCTCGTCCAG GTCTCTCTGCCGGGGCCGTCGCTGGGATCGTCATCGGGTCACTGGCGGGGTCGGCGCTGGTCGGAGTCGGGGCCTATTTCCTCT ACTCTCGCTGCCGGAACGAGACCCCCAGGGAGAATGGGGCACCCGTCCTGGTGTACGAGAACCTGCCcctggcagccagggcagggccagTG ACACTGCAGCCCTGA